A stretch of DNA from Bacteroidia bacterium:
AACCAAAGAAATAGCACTACCTAATATCCCTAACATCAAAATACTGTATAAAGGAGTTAAATTATCCATGCTTTGCACACGCAGAATAAAATCCGTAGTTAGCAAAAATCCACCTGAAGGTAATAGTAATACACTCAACGAAAGACTAGATAAAGTTAGAGGATGTATATCCGTAAGATGATGCTTAATCACGTTTACACTAATACCATAACACGCCGTAGCTAAAACTACCATGCCTGCATATAAAATTACACTACTATCCGCTTGTATAGAAACACTTGTGCCTGTTATGCAAGCACAACCTACAAAACCCATTAAAATTCCTACTTTTTGTACCTGCTCTACCCTATCATGATATAAAAATGTAGAGATAAGCAAAGTAAAAATAGGGGTCAGGGCATTAAGGACACCTGTTACACCACTATCCAGTTTAGTTTCTGCACCTGCAAATAAAATAGCAGGTACAAAGTTACCCGAAAACGCAGATAAAATAATAAATTTCCATTTCGCCCAAGGTGTTTTTAATATATGAAATAAAGCAAATAGAAACAAAGTTGAGCTCGCTGCAAACATACGCAGCATAGCTAATTCCATAAAACTAAATCCTTTCAGTCCTTCCTTGATTAGGATAAATGAGCTTCCCCATATAAGAGATAAGAGTATCAATAAAAACCAACGCATAAATAAGGGTCAGAGATTATACTATATCCTGCAAACTGAACTTTTCTCCGCATACAAATCCTCCTTTTTCGTTAGTAGTAACCGTACTACATTCAATACAAGGGTCATGTTCGTAAAAAAGTATCCAGTTTTCTCGTACTGCTTGTTGCAAAATAGGTTCTTTTTCTTGTAATGTTGTCAAAGGAAACATATCATAGCCCATTACATAAGGTAAAGGTATGTGTCCATGTGTGGGGATGAGGTCTGCGGCATAAAGGATTTTTTTGTTTTTGTAAGTAATTAAAGGTAGCTGCATACCTACGGTATGCCCATTCATGACCCGTAGTTCTAAATTTTCGAATAATGTTAAATTACCTTCAATACATTCTAACTGTCCGCTTTGGGCA
This window harbors:
- a CDS encoding DMT family transporter; the protein is MILLSLIWGSSFILIKEGLKGFSFMELAMLRMFAASSTLFLFALFHILKTPWAKWKFIILSAFSGNFVPAILFAGAETKLDSGVTGVLNALTPIFTLLISTFLYHDRVEQVQKVGILMGFVGCACITGTSVSIQADSSVILYAGMVVLATACYGISVNVIKHHLTDIHPLTLSSLSLSVLLLPSGGFLLTTDFILRVQSMDNLTPLYSILMLGILGSAISLVFFNRLVQISSTLFASSVTYTIPIVALGWAVYAGERIHFLHITGMVLIIIGIYCVNKR